One Pectinophora gossypiella chromosome 21, ilPecGoss1.1, whole genome shotgun sequence genomic region harbors:
- the LOC126376883 gene encoding uncharacterized protein LOC126376883: MSEQDIDIDFLISLVQERPIIWDKSHEHYSDKFRKANEWVAVCKKIFQDYEEFEDQKKNKIGNEVVKKWRSVKDNFFRYVKKIKENSSSGSGAKQLKKYHYYNQLLFLMKVAQNKTDSSLEMVSEETERNENTASSSPFPTKEMSSLPPGPSRYVPASRKRSNQAIDDFEAQALKALQEKENRHLSFFKGILPSLDSFTELQTLTFQSKVINIITEIRFGEQTQSTTWQSRGYQTGQQYQATPLQSRGYQTGQQYQATPLQSRGYQTGQHAQSPSPSSYRTDEFEATYSTNTTINNFTDDSQEEDYNFVLLPNSNT, encoded by the exons atgAGTGAGCAGGATATTGATATAGATTTTCTCATATCCTTGGTCCAAGAAAGACCCATTATATGGGATAAATCACACGAACATTACAGTGATAAATTTCGTAAAGCGAATGAATGGGTAgctgtttgtaaaaaaatatttcaagattaCGAGGAGTTTGAGGaccaaaaaaagaacaaaattg GTAACGAGGTTGTGAAAAAATGGAGAAGCGTGAAGGACAACTTTTTTCgatacgtaaaaaaaataaaagaaaacagttCGTCTGGATCAGGGGCAAAACAATTGAAGAAATATCATTACTACAATCAGTTGCTGTTTTTGATGAAAGTTGCCCAAAATAAAACTGATAGTAGCCTTGAAATGGTGTCTGAAGAAACGGAACGAAATGAAAACACAGCATCATCTTCTCCATTTCCTACAAAAGAAATGTCCTCGTTACCCCCAGGTCCTTCTCGCTACGTGCCTGCAAGCCGTAAGAGATCAAACCAAGCAATAGATGATTTCGAGGCGCAAGCTTTAAAAGCGTTGCAAGAGAAAGAAAACCGCCACTTATCATTTTTCAAAGGAATTTTGCCTTCTTTGGACAGCTTTACGGAATTACAAACTTTGACATTCCAAAGCAAAGTTATAAATATCATTACCGAAATTCGGTTCGGGGAACAGACTCAATCAACAACATGGCAGTCACGCGGATATCAAACTGGACAACAGTATCAAGCAACACCATTGCAGTCACGCGGATATCAAACTGGACAACAGTATCAAGCAACACCATTGCAGTCACGCGGATATCAAACTGGACAACATGCCCAGTCACCATCGCCATCATCGTATCGAACAGATGAATTCGAAGCTACCTACTCAACCAACACTACGATTAATAATTTTACTGATGATAgtcaagaagaagattataactTTGTTTTGTTGCCTAATAGTAATacttaa